GCATCCCAGAGGTGCCCTTCCGGGTTGAGGTGTGTGGAACCGTCGCAAGTCCCAGACTCCCAGCCCGTAAGGGCATCCTCGCGTTACGCCACGCTCACCCCACCACTCTCATCGGTGGATCGAGGCTAAGCCGGAGGCCTCGGCGGTTGTCTGCTGGAACTCGGTGAACAGCACATTCGAGGCGGTTGCGGATCCGGTGACGAACGTCCCCAGCACTCCGACGGCGGGCGCCAGGAGCGGCCACCACGCACCCGTGCCGGCCGCCGCCTGCGCCAGTTCGCCCGTCATGCCGGATTGCGACATCGTGAACGCGATGGTGACCATGGCCACCAGAGCCACAACCACCCATTTCAACTGGGCCGTAGCGATGAGGAACGCGCGCCGGACCTCCGGAAGAGCAGTGCGCTGGGCAAGTGCGCCGACGACGAATGCCAGGGTAAGCAGCACGGCCGGGTGATAGAGCGGACGAACGCTCCCGGAGAAGTCTCCGAGCATCTGCCAGCGCAGTTCGACATCGAACAAGGCATCGCGCACCGGCGGCACCAAACGGGTGACCAGCACGAGGCCCACCAGCGCCAGATATGGCGCTCCCGCACGCAGCATGCTCATCGGAGCATCGTCGAGCCCCTGGGCGTGACTGCTTGATGTGCTGGGTGAGCCGACGGGGGTGCGACGGCGGATCGCGACGACCAAGACGACGAATCCGATCGCCCCGAGCAGCGCCCCACCCAGGGTGGGCAGCTCAGGGCCGACAAAGCGTGCGATCAGCCCGTACGGCACGAAGAACAGCACGGCCGCCGCGGCACCCCATAGCCATGGCGGCGACGCTGTGGGCACGGCGCGGTCGATGATCACCACGAGGACGGCGACGAGGACGGCTCCGAGGATCACGTGATACGGCGCGGTGGCCCGGGCAAGTTCCAGGCCGGTCAGATCGACGATGGCGACCTGGGCGAGCACAGGTGTCCCGACCGCCCCGAACGACACGCCTACGGCGTGCCCGACCATCGCGGCACACACAGCCGCGACCGGCCGGAATCCGGCGGCTACCAGGAACGGAGCGGCGAGCGCGACCGGCGTCCCGAAGCCGGCCGCGCCTTCGAGGAACAGGGTGAAGAACCAGGCGATCAGCAAGGCGGCGACGCGTGGATCGGGCGTGATCCGGGCGAGGCCGGAACGCAGCCGATCCGTGGCGCCCGTGCGTTGCTGCAGGTGATGAATGCCGAGTGCGGGCCCGATGATGGCGACGACCGTCAACGCGACGAACCCGGCCTCCGCCAGCACACCCATGATCC
This sequence is a window from Phytoactinopolyspora mesophila. Protein-coding genes within it:
- a CDS encoding L-lactate permease, with product MQALLAALPILAVLVLMLALGWSAAHAGVVAAIGTLILAVAAFGFGGSNTAYTVPAGIMGVLAEAGFVALTVVAIIGPALGIHHLQQRTGATDRLRSGLARITPDPRVAALLIAWFFTLFLEGAAGFGTPVALAAPFLVAAGFRPVAAVCAAMVGHAVGVSFGAVGTPVLAQVAIVDLTGLELARATAPYHVILGAVLVAVLVVIIDRAVPTASPPWLWGAAAAVLFFVPYGLIARFVGPELPTLGGALLGAIGFVVLVVAIRRRTPVGSPSTSSSHAQGLDDAPMSMLRAGAPYLALVGLVLVTRLVPPVRDALFDVELRWQMLGDFSGSVRPLYHPAVLLTLAFVVGALAQRTALPEVRRAFLIATAQLKWVVVALVAMVTIAFTMSQSGMTGELAQAAAGTGAWWPLLAPAVGVLGTFVTGSATASNVLFTEFQQTTAEASGLASIHR